A stretch of the Stegostoma tigrinum isolate sSteTig4 chromosome 34, sSteTig4.hap1, whole genome shotgun sequence genome encodes the following:
- the LOC125446376 gene encoding zinc finger protein 271-like: MEEKFFKCEVCDQDFMRLSMLMQHRSIHSLEKPFICEVCNKSFSQSSHLRTHQYIHTGEKPFRCEVCNKAFTTSTTLLTHQRLHTGEKPFSCEVCDKSFSQSSQLRTHRYVHTGQKPFKCDVCDKAFATSTILLTHQRIHTGEKPFKCEVCDKSFLHSSQLCVHQRVHTGEKPFTCKFCDKSFSRLSNFSLHQRIHTGEKPFTCELCDKSFSRSSHLRLHQRFHTGEKPFTCVFCDKSFTQSSNLRTHQRIHTGEKPFMCEFCDKSFSHSSHLRLHQRIHTGEKPFTCEVCNKSFSRSSRLLNHQRIHTGDKPFTCTLCDKSFSRSSTLLTHQRIHTGEKPYTCKECDKSFSDSSTLRVHRRIHTGEKPYTCKMCDKSFSQSSKLRRHQRLHTGERPFRCEVCEKTFTDSCTFLRHQRIHEEEHPFK; the protein is encoded by the coding sequence ATGGAAGAGAAATTTTtcaagtgtgaggtgtgtgaccAAGATTTCATGCGGTTATCGATGCTCATGCAACACCGAAGTATCCACAGCTTGGAGAAGCCCTTCATATGTGAGGTTTGCAACAAATCATTCTCACAGTCATCACACCTCCGCACACATCAATACATTCATACAGGGGAAAAACCATTCAGGTGTGAAGTTTGTAATAAAGCTTTTACAACATCTACAACTCTCCTTACTCACCAACGtcttcacacaggagagaaaccctTCAGctgtgaggtgtgtgacaaatcgTTCTCACAGTCCTCACAACTCCGCACGCATCGATATGTTCATACAGGGCAGAAACCTTTCAAATGTGACGTTTGTGATAAAGCTTTTGCCACGTCTACGATCCTCCTGACtcaccaacgcattcacacaggagagaaaccctttaaatgtgaggtgtgtgacaaatcatttttACACTCATCTCAACTTTGTGTCcaccaacgtgttcacactggggagaaaccgttcaCATGCAAGttttgtgacaaatcattctcacgCTTATCAAACTTCAGCCTCCACCAACGTATTCACAcgggggagaagccattcacatgTGAgttgtgtgacaaatcattctcgcGTTCTTCACACCTCCGCTTGCACCAACGctttcacactggagagaaaccattcacatgcgTGTTCTGTGACAAATCATTCACACAGTCATCTAACCTCCGTAcacaccaacgcattcacacgGGGGAGAAACCGTTCATGTGTGAGTtctgtgacaaatcattctcgcATTCATCACACCTCCGTCTCCACCAACGCATTCACACGGGGGAAAAACCATTCACTTGTGAGGTGTGCAACAAATCATTCTCACGCTCATCGCGTCTCCTCAATCACCAACGCATACACACTGGGGACAAACCATTCACATGCACATTGTGTGATAAGTCATTTTCACGGTCATCAACCCTCCTCACccaccaacgcattcacacaggagagaaaccataCACGTGCAAGGAATGCGACAAATCATTCTCAGACTCATCGACCCTCCGCGTGCATCGacgcattcacactggggagaaaccatatACATGCAAAATGTGCGACAAATCATTCTCACAGTCATCTAAACTCAGGAGACACCAGCGTTTGCACACAGGGGAGAGACCGTTCAGGTGTGAGGTTTGTGAGAAGACCTTCACTGACTCTTGTACTTTCCTGAGACACCAGCGGATTCATGAAGAGGAACATCCCTTCAAATGA